From one Sparus aurata chromosome 16, fSpaAur1.1, whole genome shotgun sequence genomic stretch:
- the LOC115566114 gene encoding kazal-type serine protease inhibitor domain-containing protein 1-like produces MQHRGWLRLWEEGEGCRECIQHLCPPVPGECPAGRVQDNCGCCEQCANVEGQQCDPDGAQKFYGNCGEGLFCRRKMPKGRHKAEPEPTCVCQEKGPVCGSDGWTYQNVCQMREAGSRSNTTIKLTGRGPCNSAPRIVQVPRNLSNYTGNDIVFSCEASAYPLPNLSWRKTGSDNFLPGDDPHISVQARGGPQRFTVSTWLQIQGLHVSDTGIYSCISHNSFGETSASAQLTVLTQVETEGLAEQKTERFDHLEEGSDGQLVSGD; encoded by the exons ATGCAG CATCGTGGTTGGTTGCGGTTGTGGGAAGAAGGCGAGGGCTGCAGGGAGTGCATCCAGCACCTCTGCCCCCCAGTCCCTGGCGAGTGTCCGGCAGGTCGGGTGCAGGACAACTGTGGATGCTGTGAACAGTGCGCTAATGTGGAGGGGCAGCAGTGTGAcccagatggagcacagaagtTCTATGGCAATTGTGGAGAGGGCCTGTTCTGTCGGAGGAAAATGCCAAAGGGGAGACACAAGGCAGAGCCAGAGCCTACATGTGTTTGTCAGGAAAAGGGCCCTGTATGTGGCTCAGATGGATGGACCTACCAAAATGTTTGCCAGATGAGAGAGGCTGGCAGCCGCAGCAACACAACCATCAAACTCACTGGAAGAGGACCTTGCAACTCTG CTCCCCGCATCGTTCAAGTTCCTAGAAACCTGTCCAACTACACTGGGAATGACATCGTGTTTAGCTGTGAGGCCTCCGCCTATCCTCTTCCAAACCTCAGCTGGAGGAAGACAGGGAGTGACAACTTCCTGCCAGGAGATGATCCTCACATCTCTGTCCAG GCTCGAGGCGGTCCCCAGCGCTTCACTGTCTCCACCTGGCTTCAGATACAGGGCCTCCACGTCTCTGACACAGGGATCTACTCTTGCATCTCCCACAATTCCTTTGGAGAAACATCTGCATCAGCACAGCTCACGGTGTTGACACAGG TGGAGACGGAAGGCCTCGCTGAGCAGAAAACGGAGCGCTTTGATCATCTGGAAGAAGGCAGTGATGGACAGCTGGTATCTGGAGATTAG